The Streptococcus pluranimalium genome contains a region encoding:
- a CDS encoding acylphosphatase — MKKIRMIVSGRVQGVGFRYSTYALAKEIGGIHGRVWNNDDGTVEILAQSDDANKMASFIQEVRKGPSRMSRVTYVDVQIDNFEDYTDFRVGN; from the coding sequence ATGAAAAAAATTCGGATGATTGTTTCTGGTCGTGTTCAAGGGGTTGGTTTTCGTTATTCAACTTATGCCCTTGCTAAAGAAATAGGAGGTATTCATGGTCGTGTTTGGAATAATGACGATGGAACCGTTGAAATTCTTGCCCAATCTGATGATGCCAACAAGATGGCAAGTTTTATCCAAGAAGTAAGAAAAGGCCCTTCGCGCATGAGTCGCGTCACTTATGTTGATGTGCAAATAGATAACTTTGAAGACTATACAGACTTTCGTGTAGGCAATTAA
- a CDS encoding DUF4298 domain-containing protein yields MNLKDKQIIEEMEAKYDSLAPKLKALSTAVEDFEQHYADYIALRDFYGSTEWFRLFEQPHADIKSGVLSEDQLYNFISDHNALLATCLELAAKMSKNM; encoded by the coding sequence ATGAATCTTAAAGATAAACAAATAATCGAAGAAATGGAAGCCAAGTATGATAGTTTGGCTCCTAAATTGAAAGCACTTAGTACAGCGGTCGAAGATTTCGAACAGCATTACGCAGATTATATAGCTCTAAGAGATTTTTATGGAAGTACGGAATGGTTTAGACTCTTTGAACAGCCCCATGCTGATATAAAATCTGGTGTGCTTAGTGAAGATCAATTGTATAACTTTATTAGTGACCATAATGCACTCTTAGCAACGTGTTTGGAATTAGCCGCTAAAATGTCTAAAAATATGTAA
- the mltG gene encoding endolytic transglycosylase MltG, which yields MTDFKDDDKSSSVGAENFKERILRELEEANRKRQLQEEEQRRAEEARQAEQARLQQEKEAARLAKEREDELARIQREQELARQTEQVRLQQEKEAARLAKEREDELARIQRERDLKHHQESAVSLSLSTEVSESSHSVSMSESTSEAFQLTDDKVLSADLKAPLLRPSQEKQSTSASLTAGEVDFSDTDIEQSHKQEAGQTHIAENNELSSDSIAAKNEAVVAQVEAKESITEVKRPMMNRRRKNNRIAAKITGILVTIIVLIGLLTAFLGYRYVSSSLGAVDTDSKEFVTVQIPEGSGNKLIGQILEENGLVKNAAIFNYYTRFKNVSNLQSGYYNLQKSMTVKDIIDTLKQGGTLEPQEPVSGKILVTEGSTIDQIAKAVTVNVNTKKASKTSYSEQDFLELMKNKDFIDKMVKKYPELLKDIPSADQARYQLEGYLFPATYNYYEESSLEDIVDQMLATMNTNLAPYFDQIAAKGHTINEVLTLASLVEKEGSTDEDRRHIASVFYNRLNIQMPLQSNIAILYAMGKLGQETTLREDATIDTKINSPYNIYENPGLMPGPVDSPGMSAIEATINPANTDNLYFVADVTTGEVYYAEDYATHDANVSKYVNAHLENSAE from the coding sequence TTGACGGATTTTAAAGACGATGATAAATCTTCTTCTGTGGGTGCGGAAAATTTTAAAGAGCGTATTTTACGAGAATTAGAAGAAGCCAATCGCAAACGTCAACTTCAAGAAGAGGAACAGAGACGAGCTGAGGAAGCACGTCAAGCTGAACAAGCAAGACTTCAGCAGGAAAAAGAAGCTGCACGTTTAGCTAAAGAGCGAGAAGATGAGTTAGCTCGCATTCAACGTGAGCAAGAATTGGCACGTCAAACTGAACAAGTAAGACTTCAGCAGGAAAAAGAAGCCGCACGTTTAGCTAAAGAGCGAGAAGATGAGTTGGCTCGCATTCAACGTGAAAGAGATTTAAAGCATCACCAAGAATCAGCAGTGTCTCTTAGTCTTTCCACTGAAGTTTCAGAGAGCAGCCACTCCGTGTCAATGAGTGAAAGTACTAGTGAAGCGTTTCAGCTTACTGATGATAAAGTATTATCGGCTGATTTAAAAGCACCCCTTCTTAGACCTAGTCAGGAAAAACAATCAACTTCAGCTTCATTGACTGCTGGTGAAGTTGATTTTTCAGACACAGACATTGAACAGAGCCATAAGCAAGAAGCTGGACAAACTCATATTGCTGAGAATAATGAATTATCTAGTGATAGTATAGCAGCTAAAAATGAGGCTGTAGTGGCTCAAGTAGAAGCAAAAGAATCTATTACTGAGGTAAAACGTCCAATGATGAATAGACGACGAAAAAATAATAGGATTGCCGCAAAAATAACAGGTATTTTAGTAACCATTATCGTATTGATTGGTTTATTAACAGCGTTTTTAGGCTATCGTTATGTTTCAAGTTCACTTGGAGCTGTTGATACAGACTCCAAAGAATTTGTTACTGTCCAAATTCCTGAAGGATCGGGTAATAAATTAATTGGGCAGATTTTAGAAGAAAATGGCTTGGTGAAAAATGCTGCTATTTTCAACTATTATACCCGTTTTAAAAATGTTTCAAATCTTCAAAGTGGTTATTATAATCTTCAAAAAAGTATGACTGTGAAGGATATTATCGACACTCTTAAACAAGGTGGAACTTTAGAGCCACAAGAGCCTGTTTCTGGAAAGATTTTGGTTACCGAAGGTTCTACGATAGATCAGATTGCTAAAGCGGTGACAGTCAATGTTAATACGAAAAAAGCAAGTAAGACCTCATATTCTGAACAAGACTTTTTAGAGTTGATGAAGAATAAAGACTTCATTGACAAAATGGTTAAGAAATACCCTGAGTTACTCAAGGATATTCCTTCAGCCGATCAAGCAAGGTACCAGTTGGAAGGTTATTTATTCCCAGCAACTTATAATTATTATGAGGAGTCAAGCCTTGAAGATATCGTTGACCAGATGTTGGCGACAATGAATACTAATTTAGCACCATACTTTGATCAGATTGCTGCTAAAGGACATACGATTAACGAAGTCCTTACCCTAGCTTCATTGGTCGAAAAAGAAGGCTCCACAGATGAAGATCGTCGTCATATTGCAAGTGTTTTTTACAACCGTTTAAATATCCAAATGCCTCTTCAAAGTAATATTGCTATTTTGTATGCTATGGGCAAGTTAGGTCAAGAAACGACACTTCGTGAAGATGCTACTATTGACACTAAGATCAATTCACCCTATAATATCTATGAAAATCCTGGCTTGATGCCTGGTCCTGTTGATAGCCCAGGAATGTCAGCTATTGAAGCAACCATTAATCCTGCAAATACAGATAATTTGTACTTTGTTGCTGATGTCACAACAGGTGAAGTTTACTATGCGGAAGATTATGCTACTCATGACGCTAATGTTTCTAAGTATGTTAATGCTCATTTGGAAAATAGTGCAGAGTAA
- the yidC gene encoding membrane protein insertase YidC, whose protein sequence is MKKLTKKLFFSGFALSLLLFLSGCVRTEHGKPVGFVWNTIGKPMEKVIQYFANDLGLGFGLGIIAVTIIVRLIILPLGLYQSQKAAYQSEKMAYLKPFLGPIQERMKSATTQEEKLAAQADFMAAQRQYGVSMFGGIGCLPLLIQMPFFSALYFAARYTNGIQGSQFLWFSLDKPDLLLTAIIVALYFFQSWLSVAAVPEEQRAQMKTAMYSMPLMMAFFGFSSPAGVTLYWLVGGFFAIAQQLLTTYVIKPRLRQKVEAEFAKNPPKPFKSNATARKDVTPTANPTQGAIQTKSNRNAGKQRKR, encoded by the coding sequence GTGAAAAAATTAACTAAAAAATTATTCTTCTCAGGATTTGCATTATCACTGCTCCTATTCCTGTCTGGATGTGTCAGAACTGAACATGGTAAACCCGTTGGCTTTGTCTGGAATACCATCGGTAAACCAATGGAAAAGGTCATCCAGTACTTTGCCAATGACTTAGGTCTCGGCTTTGGTCTCGGGATCATCGCAGTGACAATCATTGTTCGTTTGATTATTTTACCTCTTGGGCTTTACCAATCTCAAAAAGCTGCCTATCAATCTGAAAAGATGGCTTACTTGAAACCTTTCTTAGGTCCCATTCAAGAACGTATGAAGTCTGCAACAACCCAAGAAGAAAAATTAGCTGCTCAAGCTGATTTTATGGCAGCACAGCGTCAATACGGTGTTAGCATGTTTGGTGGTATTGGGTGTTTACCGCTCCTGATTCAAATGCCATTTTTCTCTGCTCTTTACTTTGCAGCTCGCTATACTAATGGTATTCAAGGTTCCCAGTTCTTATGGTTCTCCTTAGATAAACCCGATTTGCTTTTGACAGCAATCATTGTAGCACTCTACTTCTTCCAATCTTGGTTGTCAGTCGCTGCAGTTCCAGAAGAACAAAGGGCGCAAATGAAAACAGCTATGTATTCAATGCCCCTCATGATGGCCTTCTTTGGTTTTTCTTCACCAGCAGGTGTAACATTATACTGGCTTGTCGGTGGTTTCTTCGCTATTGCCCAACAATTACTCACAACTTACGTTATCAAACCTCGTTTGCGTCAAAAAGTGGAGGCGGAATTTGCTAAAAATCCTCCAAAACCTTTTAAATCAAATGCAACAGCTCGTAAAGACGTAACACCAACAGCTAATCCAACTCAAGGCGCCATTCAAACTAAATCAAATCGTAATGCTGGAAAACAGCGTAAACGTTAA
- the greA gene encoding transcription elongation factor GreA, which yields MSEKTFPMTQTEKEQLEKELEELKLVRRPEVVERIKIARSYGDLSENSEYDAAKDEQAFVEGEISTLENQIRYAEIIDSDAVAKDEVAIGKTVVVQEVGTTDKDTYHIVGAAGADIFSGKISNDSPIGQALIGKNKGDKVSIVSPAGSYEVEIISVEKTEDNK from the coding sequence ATGTCAGAAAAAACATTTCCAATGACTCAAACTGAAAAAGAGCAACTCGAAAAAGAGTTGGAGGAATTAAAGTTAGTTCGTCGCCCAGAAGTTGTTGAGCGTATTAAAATTGCTCGTTCTTATGGAGACCTTTCAGAGAATTCAGAATACGATGCAGCAAAGGATGAGCAGGCATTTGTTGAAGGTGAAATTTCAACACTTGAAAATCAAATTCGTTACGCTGAAATTATTGATAGTGATGCCGTTGCTAAAGATGAAGTTGCTATCGGTAAGACAGTTGTTGTTCAAGAAGTTGGTACAACTGATAAAGATACCTACCATATTGTAGGTGCTGCTGGAGCAGATATTTTCTCAGGAAAAATTTCAAATGATAGCCCAATTGGTCAGGCTCTGATTGGAAAAAATAAAGGTGATAAGGTTTCGATTGTTTCACCTGCCGGTAGTTATGAAGTTGAAATTATCAGTGTTGAGAAAACAGAAGATAATAAATAA